CTTGTTCCCGTTCATGCAGCTCGCTGAGGTGCCCTTGCATTACTCCATTCAACGATCCCATTACAAAGCCGTCGGCCATCCCACAACCACTAACATGGCGACGGACTCCCGCCAGGCGGTATGTTGAACCAGCTCCAAAAGACCTCCAGCAAGCTCCCACTGACCCTCCCCAGGAGTTGGAGCAGATCCAAAATGAGCTCGACATCGAGATCCTCCCCGGTACCGAGATCATGGCAGACATCGGAAGCCATCACTTCGTCAAGAGCGAGGACAAGTCCCACCGCGTGCTCGTTCCCCAACCCTCCAGCTCGCCTCACGACCCCCTCAACTGGAGCACTCGGTGGAAGGTCTCGGCTCTCGTTGCCGTGTCGACCATGAGCTTCACACAGGGCTTTGCGCCGCTGGCTCTTGGGCCCATGTTTGGCTATCTGATGGAGGACTACAATACCTCTTTGACCAACGTCATCCAGTTTACTGGTGTGACAATCTTGGTGCTTGGATTTAGCAACTTCTTCTGGTAAGTGGATGCGGTACAAGAGAGTGGTCATCTAGCTCAGTGGCTGATGAGTGATCTGACAGGGTTCCCGTTTCAACGTCCTTTGGCAGACGTCCCGTCTTGATCTTATCCCAGATCGTCTGTCTTGCGTCTCATATCTGGCGAGCAAAGGCTACAACATACAACGGATTCATGGGTGCTGCCATGTAAGCTTTATAACGCCGATAACGAACCCCAGCCACTAAACAGCAGTGCAGTGTAAGCGGCATTGGCGCAGGCCCCGGAGAGACCATCCAGCCGAGCGTCATCGCAgacatcttcttcctccacgaCCGTGGCAAGTGGAACACCATGTACTGGGTTATATACACCGGAGCTCTGATCGTATGTCCCTGCAAAAAGCCAAGGTATCCCTTAACTAACATTTATAGGTCGCACccatcatcgccggcgcCATGGCTGACCACACCGGCTGGCCCTCCTTCTGGTGGCTCAACGCCGCCATGACAGCCGTATctctgatcatcatcacctttgGCTTTCCCGAGACCATGTTCAGCCGTGACGAAACCACCGAGGGCCAGTCCATCCCACCTGAGACATCCTCCAAAGTTCTAGAAGTTGAGCATCAGGAGAAGCAAAAGCCCAATGACGGCTCCAACGAGAGCGAGTT
This region of Fusarium keratoplasticum isolate Fu6.1 chromosome 7, whole genome shotgun sequence genomic DNA includes:
- a CDS encoding MFS domain-containing protein → MATDSRQAELEQIQNELDIEILPGTEIMADIGSHHFVKSEDKSHRVLVPQPSSSPHDPLNWSTRWKVSALVAVSTMSFTQGFAPLALGPMFGYLMEDYNTSLTNVIQFTGVTILVLGFSNFFWVPVSTSFGRRPVLILSQIVCLASHIWRAKATTYNGFMGAAIVSGIGAGPGETIQPSVIADIFFLHDRGKWNTMYWVIYTGALIVAPIIAGAMADHTGWPSFWWLNAAMTAVSLIIITFGFPETMFSRDETTEGQSIPPETSSKVLEVEHQEKQKPNDGSNESEFNVDRDPCLGKGKPSRQQWKLFQPNASTFRSVLYEVWIPWKLFTFPIVLFASFVVSWSCSFILILNLTQTQVFSAPPYNMSSQNIGFTNFSLFVGALIGLATAGPFSDWVSSRATARNNGIREPEMRLPAMIPYVLIMAFGHIITAVGYQYKWPWQVIVVLGYSTAGIQVAALPSISSTYAVDSYKPVAGSLFVAITVNKNLWGYGMGKFITPWTEADGFINAFMVNMALTVAWCLFGAVFYFYGKTFRRWTKDSSVHKL